A stretch of the Plasmodium berghei ANKA genome assembly, chromosome: 10 genome encodes the following:
- a CDS encoding rRNA 2'-O-methyltransferase fibrillarin, putative, which translates to MGDKFRGGSGKFKKGNNNNNQVHKGNMWKGSNGGRGGGGGRGGGGRGGGGRGGGGRGGGGRGGGRGGGRGGGGNKDKGFKKGKVIVVPHRFPGVYLLKGKSDILVTKNLVPGESVYGEKRYEVMTDDEKIEYRVWNPFRSKLGACLMGGVGNMPIKPGSKVLYLGAANGTSVSHVSDMVGDEGIVYAVEFSHRSGRDLTNMAKKRLNVVPIVEDARQPIKYRMLVDMVDVVFADVAQPDQARIVAMNAHMFLKTGGWFVISIKANCVDSTAKPEVVFASEMEKLKKESCKPKEKLTLEPYHRNHAIVLGMYR; encoded by the exons ATGGGAG ACAAATTTCGAGGCGGATCAGGGAAGTTTAAAAagggaaataataataataatcagGTACATAAAGGGAATATGTGGAAAGGTTCCAATGGGGGAAGAGGAGGAGGAGGTGGAAGAGGTGGGGGAGGAAGAGGAGGAGGTGGAAGAGGTGGAGGTGGAAGAGGTGGGGGAGGAAGAGGAGGTGGAAGAGGAGGAGGAAGAGGCGGGGGAGGAAATAAAGATAAGGgatttaaaaaaggaaaagtAATTGTAGTTCCACATCGATTTCCAGGggtttatttattaaaaggTAAATCAGATATTTTAgttacaaaaaatttagTACCTGGAGAAAGTGTATATGGAGAAAAAAGATATGAAGTAATGACagatgatgaaaaaatagaatATAGAGTTTGGAATCCTTTTAGATCTAAATTAGGAGCATGTTTAATGGGAGGAGTTGGTAATATGCCAATAAAACCTGGAAGCAAAGTCTTATATCTCGGTGCAGCTAATGGCACTTCGGTTTCTCATGTATCTGATATGGTAGGTGATGAAGGAATTGTTTATGCTGTTGAATTTTCACATAGGTCTGGTAGAGATTTAACAAATATGGCAAAAAAAAGATTAAATGTTGTACCTATAGTTGAAGATGCTAGACAACCAATTAAATACAGAATGCTAGTAGATATGGTTGATGTTGTATTTGCAGATGTTGCTCAACCAGATCAGGCACGTATTGTTGCTATGAATGCtcatatgtttttaaaaactgGTGGATGGTTTGTTATTTCAATTAAAGCAAACTGTGTTGATTCTACTGCGAAGCCAGAGGTTGTATTTGCATCGGAAATGGAAAAActtaaaaaagaaagttGTAAAcctaaagaaaaattaacatTAGAACCATATCATCGAAACCATGCTATTGTATTGGGTATGTATCGATAG
- a CDS encoding LCCL domain-containing protein: protein MRIYNWVSCGFILLQFFMNVYGKEWCKAKFEYGMSDYAECQKEGDNLTNYMIEIIPAKANNIDLYSDVSIVLSNSQGINTKEIIIGSEKEGLFRKIYSVRKDIDNPEYVHVKLNSKINNNRNWKCKKIKIWKDYKYWTFDCIGILNEEKREATYFLSGNKLYTAYVQTGKDIESGTTGIIDIILLGNNNKRSNTKMLHEGFISGGLKKIKFQASDVGNLENIILINNSYNDPWYCDFVKIKSDDSKIYIFNVKSWIGYPYNNKIKININTNNIDGNAKDIDCHIRANDLIDTTKSLNNNFVLQNKVHIFKVRCPQNCHNSEFSIIEGTSIHPASTSICAAAIYDGSLTESGGEIIVTITKGLNYYYAIDEAYNNLKAIEFSTKGDESDENNFSFYTYHLTSIDDIKSNIRIVDSFGKLSSLGRLEIRVNNKWGAVCKKGPNFEFSEDAAKRACKDLGFPNGIYIKENCSNINEQNYCAGYKYPFNASGILCSGNEQNLLSCNTDDPSYCIDHHDDVIIQCVNQLGNDSIENGTIRLLDSTGSPTSNGIGRLQIYYNGVFGSICSEGWTKETEKIACLELGYHNVKANGFSHHLCSDIAGENLCGHDKERINATNFRCKGDEANLKNCPHETSEDIYCSHEEDIIIGCASAEEEGNDSANSTNISKYGLNKHMMSMEKKKFHPKIELSCFDKISSKAELSKGNVGDIFLVSCPEKCDEDIGVIKGTFVYTFDSYICKAGIHAGVLSSSVTDDMILIITHSRNKFIGTKRNNIESKEFNGESKSFSLSIPTNYIIMEERQNNSKYEDEILKEDNDFYYEHIFKKQNNNEQEKNKTFFEHNMHLEPTFQWLAPSSFAGFNGDENQYINANNLPNEKYIRTLSNFTFIIHFIPNSKGKNKWRTILSHSLCEGISISIDEENELVIEQNCNPHLVKTKFIPKFEHPCHLVLIYNKPNKSISLYINQKKINLEKMKFDFTLNGDLTIGRSNKQATDYFIGDINFVKIYKYILTEQEIKESYDSVLSNNYLNDGMSGNRDINTKKTQNKKTKNNRKTIDGRDCITPCKSKTNVNKNVQINTEEFYLNCSDNLLSERFNGKIGAQFLVSCLEDCTNSKYIVKGSNNYYTPDTSICKAVMHSGIMHKTRNTHKSNEHDEDNNKTNNNSFIIKIVEGLTEYKSSRGHYGIVSKPEKQSQLRSFSLFSKKEDDIFTCFTDAAFLFELPIGTTKNIICPENCHKIDKQIFGTNTYSPLSSVCKAAIHAGVISTKGGQIQIVVGKGQQEFKSSTQNNIQSYIAEKQNRSFTFLKRLY from the coding sequence ATGAGAATCTATAACTGGGTCAGTTGTGGATTTATACTTttgcaattttttatgaacgTATATGGAAAGGAATGGTGCAAAGCGAAGTTTGAGTATGGAATGTCCGATTATGCAGAATGTCAAAAGGAAGGAGATAATTTAACGAATTATATGATTGAAATAATTCCTGCTAAagcaaataatatagattTATATAGTGATGTTTCTATAGTTTTATCGAATTCTCAAGGTATTAATACTAAAGAAATCATTATTGGAAGTGAAAAAGAAGGCTTATTTAGAAAGATATATTCTGTTCGAAAAGATATAGATAACCCAGAATATGTTCATGTGAAATTAAATtctaaaataaacaataatagaaattggaaatgtaaaaaaataaaaatttggaAAGATTATAAATATTGGACTTTTGATTGTATAGGAAtattaaatgaagaaaaacgAGAAGCAACATATTTCTTGTCTggtaataaattatatactgCTTATGTTCAAACAGGGAAAGATATAGAATCAGGTACTACTGGAATTatagatataatattattaggtaataataacaaaagaAGTAATACAAAAATGTTACATGAAGGGTTCATATCTGGgggattaaaaaaaataaaattccaAGCATCAGATGTAGGAaatttggaaaatataatattaataaacaaTTCCTATAATGATCCATGGTATTGTgattttgttaaaataaaGAGTGATGatagtaaaatatatattttcaatgtAAAAAGTTGGATTGGATATCcgtataataataaaataaaaataaacataaatacaaataatatcgATGGAAATGCAAAAGACATAGATTGCCATATCCGTGCGAATGATTTAATAGATACAACTAAatcattaaataataatttcgttttacaaaataaggtacatatatttaaagtTAGATGCCCACAAAATTGTCATAATTCGGAATTTTCGATTATAGAAGGTACTTCTATACATCCTGCATCTACTTCTATATGTGCTGCAGCTATTTATGATGGTTCGTTAACAGAAAGTGGAGGAGAGATTATTGTTACTATAACAAAAggattaaattattattatgcaATAGATGAGGcgtataataatttaaaggCAATTGAATTTTCTACCAAAGGTGATGAAAGTGATGAAAACAATTTCTctttttatacatatcaTTTGACATCTAttgatgatataaaaagtaatatTAGAATCGTTGATTCTTTTGGAAAATTATCTTCTTTAGGAAGATTAGAAATCCgtgtaaataataaatgggGGGCTGTTTGTAAAAAAGGTCCAAACTTTGAATTTTCAGAAGATGCAGCAAAAAGAGCTTGTAAAGATTTAGGATTTCCCAatggtatatatattaaagaaaattgctcaaatataaatgaacaaaattattgtGCTGGATATAAATATCCTTTTAATGCTTCTGGTATTTTGTGTTCTGGAAACgaacaaaatttattatccTGTAATACTGACGATCCTTCATATTGTATAGATCACCATGATGATGTTATAATACAATGTGTTAATCAATTAGGTAACGATTCGATAGAAAACGGAACAATTCGACTTTTAGACAGCACTGGTTCACCTACATCTAATGGAATAGGAAgattacaaatatattacaatGGAGTATTTGGTTCTATTTGTTCAGAAGGGTGGACAAAAGAAACAGAAAAAATTGCATGTTTAGAATTAGGTTATCATAATGTAAAAGCAAATGGATTCTCTCATCATCTGTGTAGTGATATAGCTGGGGAAAATTTATGTGGTCATGATAAAGAAAGAATTAATGCAACTAATTTTAGATGTAAAGGAGATGAAgctaatttaaaaaattgccCACATGAAACATCTGAAGATATTTATTGCTCTCACGAAGAAGATATAATTATTGGTTGCGCAAGTGCAGAAGAGGAAGGAAATGATTCTGCCAACTCAACTAACATTTCTAAATATGGATTAAACAAACATATGATGTctatggaaaaaaaaaaatttcatcCAAAAATCGAATTAAGTTGCTTTGACAAAATAAGCTCTAAGGCTGAGTTAAGCAAAGGAAATGTTggagatatatttttagttaGTTGTCCAGAGAAATGTGACGAAGATATTGGTGTAATAAAAGGAACGTTTGTATATACATTCGAttcttatatatgtaaagcAGGGATCCATGCAGGTGTTTTGTCGAGTAGCGTTACTGATGATATGATCCTTATCATTACCCATAgtagaaataaatttataggaacgaaaagaaataatatagaatCAAAAGAATTTAATGGAGAATCTAAAAGTTTCAGCTTAAGTATACCaacaaattatatcataatGGAAGAAAgacaaaataattcaaaatatgaagatgaaattttaaaagaagataacgatttttattatgagcatatatttaaaaaacaaaataataatgaacaagagaaaaataaaacatttttcgAGCATAATATGCATCTAGAACCAACTTTTCAATGGCTAGCTCCATCTTCATTTGCTGGATTCAATGGAGATGAAAatcaatatataaatgctAATAATCTTCCTAacgaaaaatatattagaacTCTTTCtaattttacttttattatcCATTTTATTCCAAATAgtaaaggaaaaaataaatggagAACAATATTATCTCATAGTTTGTGTGAAGGAATATCTATATCTAttgatgaagaaaatgaattagTAATAGAACAAAATTGTAATCCTCATTTAGTAAAAACCAAATTTATACCCAAATTTGAGCACCCTTGTCATCTTGTtctaatttataataaaccaaataaatcaatttctttatatattaatcaaaaaaaaattaatcttgaaaaaatgaaatttgATTTTACCCTAAATGGAGATTTAACTATTGGTAGATCAAACAAACAAGCAACTGATTATTTTATAGGAgatattaattttgttaaaatatacaaatatatattaacagAACAAGAAATTAAAGAATCATATGATTCCGTTCTTTCaaacaattatttaaatgatgGTATGTCTGGAAATAGAGACATAAATACcaaaaaaacacaaaacaaaaaaacaaaaaataaccGAAAAACTATAGATGGGCGAGATTGTATTACTCCATGTAAATCCAAAActaatgtaaataaaaatgtacaAATTAATACGGAAGAATTTTACCTGAATTGTTCAGATAATTTACTCAGCGAGCGATTTAATGGAAAAATTGGAGCTCAGTTTTTGGTTAGTTGTTTAGAAGATTGTACtaattcaaaatatatagtaaaaGGATCTAACAATTACTATACACCAGATACGTCTATATGTAAAGCAGTTATGCATTCAGGAATAATGCATAAAACAAGAAATACTCATAAAAGTAATGAGCATGATGaggataataataaaactaataataattcatttattataaaaattgttgaAGGCTTAACAGAATATAAATCATCGAGAGGCCATTATGGAATAGTTTCAAAACCAGAAAAACAATCACAATTAAGAtctttttctcttttttcaaaaaaggaagatgatatttttacatgCTTTACAGATGCAGCATTTTTATTCGAATTACCTATTGGAactacaaaaaatattatttgccCAGAAAATTGTCACAAAATagataaacaaatatttggAACTAATACATATAGTCCTTTATCTTCTGTTTGCAAAGCAGCTATACATGCAGGTGTTATTTCAACAAAGGGTGGACAAATACAAATTGTCGTTGGAAAAGGTCAACAAGAATTTAAATCATCtacacaaaataatattcaaTCATATATAGcagaaaaacaaaatcgTTCATTTACCTTTTTGAAACGCTTATATTAG
- a CDS encoding radical SAM protein, putative: MERSKRYMNIVKMIERNRYEKYRLKQITDNIYKGKIININNMKNIPTDIRKNLKNLFSENILSIKPIKEDKYDRAYKILFECKDKEKIEATALDFGSHTSLCISSQIGCSFACKFCATGQIGIKRQLELDEITDQLLYFQSKNVNIKNVSFMGMGEPLANPNVFEAIRFFNSSNFFSLSSRRINISTVGLLPGIKKLNELFPQVNLSFSLHSPFTEERDQLVPINKLFPFHEVLDLLDDRIEKTNRRVWISYILIKDVNDSTDHAEALCEHIIKRPPSVRYLYNICLIPYNKAKNVCDEFQRLDEEEKIRQFEKILRKHRISFFYRNSFGYAIDAACGQLFADYEPKKTKKITGPKTSLIE, from the exons ATGGAAAGATCAAAGagatatatgaatattgtaaaaatgATTGAACGAAATagatatgaaaaatatagactaaaacaaataactgataatatatataaaggtaaaattattaatattaataatatgaaaaatatccCAACagatataagaaaaaatttaaaaaatttatttagtgaaaatatattaagcATAAAACCAATAAAAGAAGATAAATATGATAGagcatataaaatattatttgaatgtaaggataaagaaaaaattgaagCAACAGCCTTAGATTTTGGATCACACACATCTCTATGTATATCAAGTCAAATAGGTTGTTCATTTGCTTGTAAATTTTGTGCAACTGGGCAAATAGGAATAAAACGTCAATTAGAGTTAGATGAAATAACAGATcagttattatattttcaatcaaaaaatgttaatattaaaaatgtttcaTTTATGGGAATGGGTGAACCATTAGCTAATCCAAACGTTTTTGAAGCAATACGGTTTTTTAACAgttctaattttttttctttatcgAGTAGACGAATTAATATATCTACAGTTGGACTTTTACCAGGGATTaagaaattaaatgaattatttcCTCAAGTCaatttatctttttccTTACATTCACCATTTACTGAAGAAAGAGATCAACTAGTTCCCATTAATAAGTTGTTTCCATTTCATGAAGTTTTAGATTTATTAGATGATAGaatagaaaaaacaaacagACGGGTATGGATAAGTTATATTCTTATTAAGGATGTAAATGATTCAACGGACCATGCTGAGGCTTTATGTGAgcatataattaaaagaCCACCATCTGTTAGATATTTGTACAATATCTGCTTAATACCGTATAACAAAG CCAAGAATGTGTGTGATGAGTTTCAGAGACTCGATGAAGAAGAGAAAATTCGCCAATTCGAA AAAATATTGAGAAAGCACAGAATATCTTTTTTCTATAG AAATTCTTTTGGATATGCAATTGACGCAGCATGTGGTCAACTATTTGCAG ACTATGAACCTAAAAAGACAAAGAAAATTACAGGTCCAAAAACGTCATTAATAGAATAG
- a CDS encoding glideosome associated protein with multiple membrane spans 3, putative — protein sequence MWFTTRQDGLDDNCHTNRGPCFQINGFFGSTLRIGFFLEFVALTFLFMSYWSNGGKGLFSYDLKNISDDYRIDQSFRNSMAFWTGIYLIGAIFVMSFQVLLADDTCWARGYRAGSKILRLASFLDTISATLQFIFYLYISKFYTKKWYLHFNEGGSEWVFFIFVRLVHAFSCLLYGLACYLLEVYHDEGAGDLHAYINGIMFAFAGLTEIFVIFCNSGSYSNFLLWLALGAVSLWSYYFEPEVNHVSPALHETELTNDVEQQVEKFSRYTPYPQDGQNAYYPA from the exons ATGTGGTTTACAACGAGACAAGACGGTCTTGATGATAATTGTCATACAAATAGAGGGCCATGTTTTCAAATTAATGGTTTTTTTGGATCGACATTAAGGATaggtttttttttagagtTTGTAGCATTGacctttttatttatgtccTATTGGTCAAATGGAGGAAAGGGATTATTTAGttatgatttaaaaaatataagcgATGATTATAGAATTGATCAATCATTCAGAAATTCTATGGCATTTTGGACTGgcatttatttaattggAGCAATATTTGTAATGTCTTTTCAAGTTCTTCTTGCTGATGACACATG ttggGCAAGAGGATATCGTGCTGGATCCAAAATTTTGAGATTGGCTTCTTTTTTAGACACAATAAGTGCAACAttacaatttattttttatttatatatttcaaaattttatacaaaaaaatggtatttacattttaacGAAGGAGGAAGTGAATGggtcttttttatttttgttagaTTAGTCCATGCATTTTcttgtttattatatggCCTTGCTTGTTATTTATTAGAAGTTTATCATGATGAAGGTGCAGGGGATTtgcatgcatatataaatggcATAATGTTTGCCTTTGCTGGATTAACAG aaatatttgtaatattCTGTAACTCTGGAAGCTACTCAAACTTTTTGCTATGGTTAGCCTTAGGGGCTGTCTCTTTATggtcatattattttgagcCCGAAGTTAATCATGTATCCCCAGCTTTACATGAAACAGAGTTAACAAATGATGTTGAACAACAAGTAGAGAAATTTTCAAGATATACTCCATATCCACAAGATGGGCAAAATGCATACTATCCAGcttaa
- a CDS encoding vacuolar protein sorting-associated protein 29, putative — protein MSDKLEDIGEFVLVIGDFHSPMRNLGLPDCFKDLLKTDKIKHVLCTGNVGCNENLELLKNIADSVHITKGDMDNNFDFPEKISIKIGDFKISLVHGHQIIPWGDLNALLQWQKEYDSDIIISGHTHKNSINNFEGKYFINPGSATGAFQPWISNPTPSFILMAISKSSIVVYVYEEKNGKMNVEMSELRKQ, from the coding sequence atGAGTGATAAATTAGAAGATATAGGGGAGTTTGTTTTAGTAATTGGAGATTTTCATTCCCCTATGAGAAATTTAGGATTGCCCGATTGCTTTAAAGATCTTTTGAAGACtgacaaaataaaacatgTATTATGTACAGGAAATGTAGGAtgtaatgaaaatttagaattacttaaaaatattgctGACTCTGTTCATATAACTAAAGGAGATAtggataataattttgattttcctgaaaaaataagtattAAAATTGGAGACTTTAAAATATCCTTAGTTCATGGTCATCAAATTATTCCTTGGGGCGATTTAAATGCACTCTTACAATGGCAAAAAGAATATGATAGtgatataattattagTGGTCACACACACAAAAAttctattaataattttgaaggTAAATACTTTATTAATCCCGGTTCAGCAACTGGTGCATTTCAGCCTTGGATTTCTAATCCAACTCCgagttttatattaatggCAATTTCTAAAAGTTCTATTGttgtatatgtatatgaagagaaaaatggaaaaatgaATGTTGAAATGAGTGAGTTACGTAAGcaataa
- a CDS encoding ATP-dependent Clp protease regulatory subunit ClpC, putative: MKDYHILIGIFMILGFVLNIKISKKVSFLNNTCNLNKYKEFKIKRNKYIKIYNSKNDKTNKLVFDEYDENCIKALIMAREVAKNNNENEVLLKHLLVAIIKTDSHIIDHIFKYFNISLQHFINKFNTEIAKNNFKKIGQEPHDDNHIQPQQIELQKCSTENNDQEKKFINNIIDKKIKNEEYNNVVLNKLDKESTKDNNTELTSNENYESEKITDILSNYNNNNKMEKNDIDTESITHQNEEEKQNDEIFLVNNNSVKRNSQKELKLNKEIKFSENCKLVLQNAILEAKKKKKIIVNLTDILISMINIAQENKECDFVKYLNELNISLSDLKKQVNNYDENNLNSNLIHYSIIKNTIQNHGENNNEHQVGNKNLNHYSDKQNRNMPDQSNNIINNMNNEYINQEKYFKNNDDNNFTQNNKFISSIITKDCLIDMIQRAFEKRLDNFFGRKDEIKRIIEILGRKKKSNPLLIGEAGVGKTAIVEQLAYLILKNKVPYHLQNCKIFQLNLGNIVAGTKYRGEFEEKMKQILANISKDKKNILFIDEIHVIVGAGSGEGSLDASNILKPFLSSDNLQCIGTTTFQEYSKYIETDKALRRRFNCVNIKPLNSNETYKLLKKIKNSYEQYHNIYYTNEALKSIILLSDDYLPSLNFPDKAIDILDEAGSYQKIKYERYITKKLRNENNIKIDPIKVKENVNTNKTDHTINTTSNKIDNNSTNITSKIESNYLIDDLHMKYVTSDVIENIVSKKSSISFIKKNKKEEEKIQNLKEKLNKIIIGQEKVIDILSKYLFKAITNIKDANKPIGTLLLCGSSGVGKTLCAQVISQYLFNDDNIIVINMSEYIDKHSVSKLFGSYPGYVGYKEGGELTESVKKKPFSIILFDEIEKAHSDVLHVLLQILDNGLLTDSKGNKVSFKNTFIFMTTNVGSDIITDYFKVYNKNYANFGFKYYTQKDKIEKAELQNPTNSNTHNDKDKIQTDLDIFEEKIKTNKWYDELQPEIEEELKKKFLPEFLNRIDEKILFRQFLKRDIIQILENMIEDLKKRIKKRKKLNILIDDNIIKYICSDENNIYDINFGARSIRRALYKYIEDPIAAFLISNEYDPNDTIHLTLLPNNKIHVKLLKHTITSLS; the protein is encoded by the coding sequence atgaAAGATTATCACATTTTAATTGGGATATTTATGATATTAGGATttgtattaaatataaaaataagtaaaaaagtcagttttttaaataatacttgtaacttaaataaatacaaagaattcaaaataaaaagaaacaaatatataaaaatctATAATAgcaaaaatgataaaactAATAAACTTGTGTTTGATGAATATGACGAAAATTGTATAAAGGCTTTAATTATGGCTAGAGAAGTTgctaaaaataacaatgaaaatgaagTTTTGCTTAAGCATCTACTTGTTGCAATAATTAAAACAGATTCACATATAATAGATCACatctttaaatattttaacatttcattacaacattttataaataaatttaatacgGAAATAGccaaaaataattttaaaaaaataggaCAAGAACCACATGATGATAATCATATTCAACCCCAGCAAATAGAGTTGCAAAAATGTAGTACTGAAAATAATGAccaagaaaaaaaattcataaataatataattgataagaaaataaaaaacgaagaatataataatgttgTTCTAAACAAATTAGATAAAGAATCAACCaaagataataatactGAATTAACTAGTAACGAAAATTATGAATCTGAAAAAATTACAGATATATTAAGTaactataataataataataaaatggagAAAAATGATATAGATACTGAATCGATAACACATCAAAACGaagaagaaaaacaaaatgatgaaatatttttagttaataataatagtgtCAAACGAAATAGCcaaaaagaattaaaattgaataaggaaataaaattttcagaAAATTGCAAATTAGTTCTTCAAAATGCTATTTTagaagcaaaaaaaaaaaaaaaaattattgttaATCTTActgatatattaatatctATGATTAATATTGCTCAGGAAAATAAGGAATGcgattttgtaaaatatttaaatgaacTTAATATAAGTTTAagtgatttaaaaaaacaggtgaataattatgacgaaaataatttgaacTCAAATCTTATTCATTATTCGATTATCAAAAATACAATTCAAAATCATggagaaaataataatgaacaTCAAgttggaaataaaaatttgaatcATTATTCtgataaacaaaatagAAATATGCCTGACCAATCAAACAATATCATAAACAATATGAATAAcgaatatataaatcaagaaaaatatttcaaaaataatgatgacaataattttacacaaaataataaatttatatcttCAATAATTACAAAAGATTGCTTAATTGATATGATACAACGAGCATTTGAAAAAAGGTTAGACAATTTTTTTGGAAGaaaagatgaaataaaaagaataatCGAAATATTAggaaggaaaaaaaaatcgaatCCATTATTAATTGGAGAAGCAGGAGTTGGAAAAACAGCTATTGTTGAACAACTAgcatatttaatattaaaaaataaagtaccatatcatttacaaaattgtaaaatatttcaattaAATCTTGGAAATATTGTAGCGGGAACTAAATATAGAGGAGAGtttgaagaaaaaatgaaacaaatATTAGCAAACATAAgtaaagataaaaaaaatattttatttattgatGAAATACATGTAATTGTTGGAGCAGGAAGTGGAGAAGGATCGTTAGATGCATCTAATATATTGAAgccatttttatcatcagACAATTTACAATGTATTGGAACCACTACTTTTCAagaatattcaaaatatattgaaacAGATAAAGCATTGAGAAGAAGATTTAATTGTGTTAATATAAAACCACTTAATAGTAATGAAACATATAAactgttaaaaaaaattaaaaattcatatgaacaatatcataatatatattataccaATGAAGCTCTAAAATCAATTATACTCCTTTCTGATGATTATTTGCCTAGTCTGAACTTTCCAGATAAAGCTATTGACATTTTAGATGAAGCTGGAtcttatcaaaaaataaaatatgaaagatatatcacaaaaaaattaagaaatgaaaataacaTTAAGATTGATCCAATTAAAGTAAAAGAAAACGTAAACACAAATAAAACAGATCATACTATAAATACAACTTCTAACAAAATCGACAATAATTCTACAAATATAACATCTAAAATTGAATCTAATTATCTCATTGATGATCTTCATATGAAATATGTGACATCAGATGTGatagaaaatatagtaAGCAAAAAATCGtctatttcatttattaaaaaaaataaaaaagaagaagaaaaaatacaaaacttaaaagaaaaattaaataaaatcataATAGGGCAAGAAAAGGTAatagatatattatcaaaatatttatttaaagcTATAACAAATATTAAAGATGCTAATAAGCCAATTGGTACACTTTTATTATGTGGATCGTCTGGTGTTGGAAAAACATTATGTGCTCAAGTTATTTCACAATATCTAtttaatgatgataatataattgtaataaatatgagCGAATATATAGACAAACATTCGGTCAGTAAATTATTTGGTAGTTATCCAGGTTATGTAGGATATAAAGAAGGTGGTGAATTAACTGAATCTGTAAAGAAAAAACCGTTTTCAATTATACTTTTTGATGAAATAGAAAAGGCACATAGTGATGTTTTACATGTACTATTACAAATTTTAGATAATGGATTACTAACTGATtcaaaaggaaataaagtttcttttaaaaatacctttatatttatgacCACAAATGTCGGTTCAGATATTATAACTGACTATTTCAAGgtatacaataaaaattatgcaaACTTTGGTTTTAAGTATTATACtcaaaaagataaaatcGAAAAAGCAGAGCTTCAAAATCCAACTAATAGTAACACACATAAtgataaagataaaatacAAACAGATCTCGATATTTtcgaagaaaaaataaaaacaaataaatggTATGATGAACTTCAACCAGAAATTGaagaagaattaaaaaaaaagtttttaccagaatttttaaatagaatagatgaaaaaatattatttcgtCAGTTTCTTAAGAGAGatattatacaaattttagaaaatatgattgaagatttaaaaaaaagaattaaaaaaagaaaaaaactaaatatattaatagatgataatataattaaatatatttgttctgacgaaaataatatttatgatataaattttgGAGCTAGATCAATTAGGAGagcattatataaatatatagaagaCCCTATTGCCGCTTTTCTAATTTCTAATGAATATGACCCTAATGACACTATACATTTAACCTTATTACCtaacaataaaattcaTGTAAAACTACTAAAGCATACTATCACTTCGCTATCTTAA